In a genomic window of Leishmania donovani BPK282A1 complete genome, chromosome 32:
- a CDS encoding mitochondrial carrier protein-like protein gives MAEKQSAAPKATALQHTVASQLGGAASTILLYPVDVIRIRFTSQDGTHTREHNGQTYRSILKAFQLIYRLEGGLPVFFRGCHVSVCGTVCAWGVYMYLYRCQCTWYEAWQAKRREAHCSGSGGSRFSETESLAACWAATWQNLLERFGFSIIASCTSAVACNPIWLLKTRMQLEEASARTAEVPRNFRTFRGGLLHTVQTTGVRSLWRGVSAQMVLAVPNAFTLPLYDTVKAAAIGFRKGELSVLDVCVCSTVTKVVLALICQPVIVVKTRLQDHRARTGEIQYRSFLQSIRTIWKRGGLAAFYRGSVPSMCQTVPRSVLMFVFYEHFLKAAQHILP, from the coding sequence ATGGCGGAGAAACAGTCTGCGGCGCCCAAGGCCACCGCTCTGCAGCACACGGTGGCGTCGCAgctgggcggcgccgcgagcACGATTCTGCTCTATCCGGTAGATGTGATACGGATTCGGTTTACCTCGCAAGATGGCACCCACACGCGTGAGCACAACGGACAAACGTATCGCAGTATTTTAAAGGCGTTCCAGCTCATCTACCGCCTGGAGGGCGGCCTGCCTGTCTTTTTTCGGGGCTGCCatgtgtccgtgtgtggcACGGTTTGCGCATGGGGTGTCTACATGTACCTTTATCGATGCCAGTGCACCTGGTACGAAGCGTGGCAGGCGAAGCGCCGTGAAGCTCACTGCAGTGGAAGCGGTGGGTCGAGGTTCTCGGAGACGGAGTCGCTCGCCGCGTGCTGGGCGGCGACGTGGCAGAACCTTCTTGAGCGCTTTGGTTTTTCCATAAtcgccagctgcacctcggcggtggcgtgcaaTCCCATTTGGCTCCTCAAAACACGCatgcagctggaggaggctTCCGCACGAACAGCGGAAGTCCCGCGCAACTTCCGCACGTTCCGCGGGGGGCTGCTGCACACAGTGCAGACCACCGGGGTTCGTTCGCTGTGGCGCGGCGTGTCGGCTCAAATGGTGCTCGCCGTTCCGAACGCCTTCACCCTTCCCTTGTACGACACAGTCAAGGCAGCGGCCATAGGCTTCAGGAAGGGCGAGCTGTCGGTTCTCgacgtgtgcgtctgctccACCGTGACAAAGGTAGTCCTGGCACTCATTTGTCAGCCGGTGATCGTCGTCAAGACGCGCTTGCAGGAccaccgcgcgcgcacaggggAGATTCAATACCGGTCTTTTCTGCAGTCGATCAGGACAATATGGAAGCGAGGCGGACTGGCCGCCTTCtaccgcggcagcgtgccgtCAATGTGCCAGACAGTCCCTCGCTCTGTCCTCATGTTCGTTTTCTACGAGCACTTTCTAAAGGCGGCACAGCACATCTTACCCTGA
- a CDS encoding mitochondrial carrier protein, putative, with protein sequence MNKLSDDAEYAGWVPMSLNAIGRHAPVTIHTVSSQLASATSTCVFYPFDTLKTRFMAQDGTAVRQHNGRVYSSIQGSLALIYREEGLRTLFRGCPVAVAGSVVAWGVYMYLYRHLCNVTEYTSYVGRSGVSVLSSAISSCVTCPIFLVKSRMQLEEANRSSHYRSFWRGVRHTVHTTGVRSLWRGLSPQLFLIFPNALSIPTYDTLKRFVLRYRWDHAEMTELSLVEIAVCSTLTKVWILILSHPLVMMKVRMQDERATLGKYQYRSVAQSISNVLKTQGLQGMYRGFQTALAHSLPRSLLHYCIYEKTLSLLCRRYPSS encoded by the coding sequence ATGAATAAGTTAAGCGATGACGCCGAGTACGCAGGCTGGGTGCCGATGTCGTTGAATGCGATCGGTCGGCATGCGCCGGTTACGATCCACACCGTTAGCTCGCAGCTGGCGTCTGCCACGAGCACCTGTGTCTTCTACCCGTTTGACACGCTTAAGACCCGGTTCATGGCACAGGAcggcacggcggtgcgccagcACAACGGTCGCGTGTACTCGTCCATTCAAGGTTCACTGGCGCTCATCTATAGAGAGGAGGGCCTGCGTACGCTGTTCCGCGGGTGCCCGGTGGCCGTTGCAGGCTCCGTTGTCGCGTGGGGCGTGTACATGTATCTGTACCGTCATCTGTGCAACGTGACGGAGTACACGTCGTACGTCGGCCGCTCGGGTGTGTCAGTCCTGTCGagcgccatctcctcctgcgtCACCTGCCCCATTTTCCTCGTCAAATCCCGCATGCagctcgaggaggcgaaTCGCAGCTCGCACTACCGTTCCTTTTGGAGGGGTGTCCGGCACACGGTGCACACGACTGGTGTCCGCTCCCTCTGGCGTGGGTTGTCGCCGCAGCTCTTCTTGATCTTTCCCAACGCGCTGAGCATCCCCACCTACGACACACTGAAGCGGTTTGTTCTGCGGTACCGCTGGGATCACGCTGAGATGACAGAGCTGAGCCTCGTCGAGATTGCCGTCTGCTCCACCCTGACGAAGGTGTGGATTCTCATTCTGTCGCATCCGCTCGTCATGATGAAGGTGCGCATGCAAGATGAACGGGCCACGCTCGGCAAATACCAGTACCGCTCCGTCGCGCAGAGCATCTCGAACGTGCTCAAGACACAAGGGCTGCAAGGCATGTACCGCGGCTTCCAAACCGCCCTCGCCCACTCTCTCCCCCGCTCCCTTCTTCACTACTGTATCTACGAGAAGACACTGTCGCTTCTGTGCCGGCGATATCCGTCGTCGTAG